The following proteins are co-located in the Argopecten irradians isolate NY chromosome 9, Ai_NY, whole genome shotgun sequence genome:
- the LOC138331570 gene encoding uncharacterized protein yields MDLVNLDNQIGGQLLQQLKCCICMEIYNDPTSLPCGHTFCYNCLLDLAKHKKRNFHHEFGLMGITIPCPNCRCAIPYTNLMTKTNGVVSNFALMSIIESYQQMEQPRAQVDASTNTDTFALTGQRIDEISSELDSLMLATKAKTSILQGCMNEINTIRQENQNYIKNQMSLHPQNTACQTNELYNELRSVSGSSREHVAPPPGFSVPPFYHNDPGAIDPAILSIGSNMNFYPPPFQMIPFNSGPWQMNPEC; encoded by the exons ATGGACTTGGTCAATCTGGATAATCAGATTGGGGGTCAGTTACTTCAACAATTGAAATGCTGCATCTGTATGGAGATCTACAACGACCCAACATCACTCCCGTGTGGTCACACATTTTGTTACAA TTGCCTCTTAGATTTGGCCAAACACAAGAAGCGAAATTTCCATCACGAATTCGGACTGATGGGGATAACAATACCGTGTCCGAACTGTCGCTGTGCTATACCATACACGAATCTAATGACCAAGACCAACGGGGTCGTCTCAAACTTCGCCCTCATGTCCATCATCGAATCTTATCAACAAATGGAACAGCCTCGCGCTCAG GTGGACGCTTCTACAAATACAGATACCTTCGCGTTGACCGGCCAACGAATTGACGAGATCAGTTCCGAGTTAGATTCCTTAATGTTAGCTACAAAAGCGAAAACGTCGATTCTTCAAGGATGTATGAACGAAATAAATACCATAAGGCAGGAAAACCAGAACtacataaaaaatcaaatgtcCTTACACCCACAAAATACCGCTTGCCAGACAAACGAGTTATATAACGAACTAAGATCAGTTTCCGGAAGTAGCAGAGAACATGTAGCGCCACCTCCCGGATTTTCTGTACCGCCTTTTTACCACAACGATCCCGGTGCCATCGATCCAGCGATTCTTTCGATCGGAAGCAACATGAATTTTTACCCGCCGCCATTTCAGATGATCCCTTTCAACAGCGGACCTTGGCAGATGAACCCAGAGTGCTAG